The DNA segment ATACATTAGGGTATATAACAGCAGCAGATGTAAAATATTATGATGAGCGGGGAAATAAAATAGAAAATATATTTCTTCTCAATAAACAGCTACAAAAGTAAAAGTTGAGGATTAGGTACATGAAAATAAATAACAAGTCAAAGATGCTGGTATATTTTGCGTCAGACAAGGAAACAGGTTCCGCCGCTAGTAGAACTATCGGTGGGTTCTGCTGACGCAGTATGACGCAAAATAGACTAGTATACTGACTTGTTATTTATTTGAATGTGTCTTAATTTAGGTAATAGGTATAACTATAATTTAATATAGTAAAAAATAGTAGCAACCAATTGAGAGTAGGAACTACTATTTTTTTCTTTTTTTAGGATTTTTTATAGGTAATACTAAAAGTGACAATTAAAATATTTGATTTTGCTATTAGAATTTTTAATTTTTATCTAAAAAACTTTCTAAGTTAATTATATGTTGTTCATATGTTCCAAAACCTATTTTAGATTTTTCATTGAAAGCTTCTACATTGTAACAAAGTTTTTTGCCCTCAATTGATGTCAATGTTGATTTTACGGTAACTTTCATGTTGATAGGTGTTGAATTTATATGTTCAACATTAATTTTTGTTCCAACAACTCTATAATTTTCAGGCATTTTATCCATTACTACATTTGCAGATGTATTTTCCATAAATCCAATCATACTAGGTGTAGACAGCACATTGACACCTGTGTTTCCAATAACGTCTGCTGTATTTTCTGGTTTTACTATGTATTCATTAACTACAGTTTCTCCAACTTTCAAAAGAGTACTAAAATTCATTTGAAATCATCCTTTCAACTGTTTTACTAAATTTTTATAATATAATTTATAAATTATTATAACATAGAATCGGAGCTTTAATACCTAATCATATTTAATATAGTATTTATATTAAATACATAGGAAAATATAGATAATATTACAAAGAACAGTATTTTAATTCTATTTGTTCCTTGTCATAAACTTGTTACCTTATGTAGAATTGCTTGTAAAATTTAAATATAAATGTATATATGATAAAATATATTAAGATATATAATAGGTATCTACATTTCCTACATATTTGTACCTAGAATGCAGGGTAACTTAACATTGGCCTTGTTAGAATTGAATATGAAAGGAGGTCGTAATATGGGGTGGGCTCAAAGAATGGAAGCAACAGTGGATTATATTGAAAATCATTTGACTGAGGATATCATGTATGATGAAGTAGCGAAAATTGCTTGCTGCTCAATGCATCAATTTGGACGTGTTTTTTCCTATATTGTAGGTATATCTCTATCTGAGTATATTCGTCGCAGGCGATTAACCCTTTCAGCATTAGAGTTGCAAAGTAGCAATGCGAAAGTAATTGATATTGCAATGAAATATGGATATAATTCGCCAGATGCATTCACTCGTGCTTTTTTCACAATACATGGTGTAACTCCTAAAGTAGCGCGCGCTTTGGGAGTAAAGCTTAAAGCCTATCCACGTATCACCTTTTGTATTTCAATTAAAGGAGATGTAGAGATGGAATATCGTATTGAAGAAAAGGAAGATATAAATTTAGTTGGAACAGTTAAGTGTATAAAGAGGCAATCAGCAAATACTATAGCAAATGACTGGAAAGAATCTGCAGGTGAAGTTTGGACTACATGGGATGAATTTTTAAATGGTGGTACTGATGAGAAGATTGGCGATGTCTACAAGCTCTATCGAGCTCCTATGTGGCAGATGGGCTTTACGAAAACATTAGATAATGGAGAAACATTACTTGCAATAGGTGCTCAGGCAGATGAAAATGTTTTGACGGATCTTGATAACTATACTATTCCTGCTAGCAAATGGGCAATATTTACTGTAAGGGGTAGCCTTAGCGGTAAAGAACATCCAATTGATGAAATGTGGGCAAGAATAACAACTGAATGGATTCCAAACAGTGGATATAAAAGAGCAGCTGATTATGAAATTGAAGTATATCCTCCGGGAGACACAAGTTCCGATGAGTATATTTGTGAAATATGGATTCCTATTGATAAATAATACTTTGGAGTTAAAAAAAGTAAAGATACACCCGTTATGGCAAAGCTCATCACAAGCTTATGGAATGTTATTGTATATAGAAATTAAGATTTACGTAATAAACATAAAAGTTGAGAAAAAATTAAAGATATGGCTGAAGAATTTTTTTATAAGCGAATAGTATTAAGAAAATTGTATACGCAAAATTTATGGATTTCAGGCTACTACTCTTTTAAGGAGTAGTAGTTTTTTATTACTTGGCGTGATTATCAGTAGATAAAATATATATTTATAAAATGATAAAATTTACATTAAATAAAACAAAAAATGGGTTAAGTGTAAAAATAAAAAAAGATTTTTAAAATTTCTAGTTTTAAGAAGCTAAAGAACGTTAAGGTATCTTACTTTGATTTTACAATAAGTATCAAGTAAAAAAATATTTTACATTTATATAAATTATGTTACAAATATGGTATTAAATGTAATATAATATAAACAAGCTTTCTAAAATAGAAAGAAAGGAGGGAAGTAGAATGACAAAAAAAAGATTTTTACAATTTGTTGTAAAAGAAACTAAAAAACTTCAAGGGTGTGGTTGTCGTAGAAGTATCCCTGGTGACGAACCATACTAAAATCAAATAAAATGTAAAACTAAAAAACTTATTTGACTGCAAATATATATTTTTTATTTGCAGTCATTATCATTAGGAGGTGAAGTACATGAACTCAGTATATCTAGCTTTTTTAGACAATAGTAATCTACATTACTTTGGAGATTGTTCTATAGTTATAAGAGATACTGAAAAATACATGTTAGATGATATAGAAACATATATAGTAGAAAAGATAAATGGAGAAAAGACTATAGATGATATAGCAAAAGAAATTGATACTGAATTAGAGATTGGTAATTTTGCAGATGTTAGAGAAAAGATTTTTCAGTTCATTAATAGTAAAAAGGAGTTTATTTGTACTAATACTGTGCCGATACATAGTGAAATGTATGTAACAGGTAGCAAAAAAATAAAAATGCCTTATAATTTAATATTTAGTCTTACTAATAAGTGTCACCATAAGTGTATTCATTGTTATAAAGAATCTAGTAATGAAAAGGAAGAACATATATCCAAAGAGAGGATTTTAAAAACTCTTAATTTTTTAAAGGGCAATTTGAATAGTATACAGCTTACAGGTGGAGAGCCTATGTTGCATGATGATTTTTATGAAATCTTAGATTTTTGTAAGGAAAATTTTAAAACAACTATTACTACAACAGGTACACTAATAAATAGTGAAAATGCTCATAGATTTAAAGGATTAAAAAATATTCAAATACCACTATACTCAGCTAATGAAGAGGAACACGATAGGTTTACAAGAACTAAAGGATCTTTTAGAAAAGCCATAAGGGCTATTGAGGAACTTATAAAAAATGACATTTATCCATCCATAGGTTCTATTTTAGCAAAGAACTCTGTTAAAGAAGCAGAAGATTTAATAAATTTATGCATAAGACTTAATATAAAAAGGATAAGATTTGGATATTTATTTCCACTAGAAAGAGCAAGGAATACTAATAATGTTGAGTTATTATCAGAAAAAGAAATATTAAAAATACTTAATTCTTTAAAGATAAAGTATAGGGATAAAATAAATGTAGATTGTGATAAAGAAGAGGACTATAATCCAAAGTTTAATATAAATCAAGAAAGTGTACAACCATATTCAAATTCTAAATGTCTTTTATGCGGAGGAGGCACTTTTTCTTTAGCTATAAGTGGAAATGGAAACGTGAAACCATGCGAAATAATTCCTGATGATGTTTTTTCTATGGGCAATATAATAAATGAAGATATTGAAGAGATAATAACCAATGAAAAATTTGAAAATTTACCAATATGCATGAAAAAATGGCAGAGTGAATTGCAAAATGAAGGGAACGATATAGAAAGTGTATGTGCCCAGTTAAAAAATTACTGTCTTAAATATACGTAGAAACGAATATAATAATGCTAATGTATTTTATATCACAAAATACATTTCACGATACATGGATAGATAAGGAATATTTTCATTATAGGGATTGTGCAGAACTGTATTATAAATAACATAAACCTCAAAAAAGCTATCACTGAAGTAATGAAATAAGTGGTAGCTTTTTTGTAAAGAATAATATAGAATTGTTCTTTATCTATTATAGTAGTATAAAATTATATTAAAATGATTGTGTCAGTGTTTTTTAAAATTGAGGTGATACAATGAATTTAAATATTGAGGAGTTATATAGGGAGTTTTCTAATTTAAAATTTGTGGGCAGTAAGGAACCTTCAATAAGAAATATAAATAAATTAATAAAGAATAAAAAGGTTGAGGATGAAAACTTATTTGTTATAGAAGGATTATGGGCCTATGAAAAAATAATTAATAGCAATATAAGAATAAGAAATTTTGTGTTTTGTCCAGATTTTATTAAAAGCAAAACTATGCTTGAAATGGTTCGATTTATTGTTAGCGCAGCAGATAATTCACATTTAATATCAAGTAATCTATGTAGTAGATTAAGTAGTAGAAATAGTGGTGAGGGATTTTTTTTATTATGTAGTTTTCCGCGGTATAAACTTGATGATATAGAATTGAAGGAGAACAATTTGCTAGTAATACTTGATGGATTAGAGAAACCAGGGAATATTGGAACAATTATAAGATCTGTTGATGGTGCTGGTGGAGATGGAGTAATTATTTGTAATAGTAATGTGAGAAAAACAAATCAAAAATTAATAAAGTCAAGTATGGGATCTAGTTTTATGCTGCCAGTAATAAATAAGGATATAAATGAAATTATAATGTGGCTTAAAGCTAATAAATTTAAAATTATTAGTACTGATCTAAAGGCTACTAAAAATTATTATAATGCTGACTATAAAGGGAGGATTGCTATTATTGCAGGAAATGAAATACATGGTATTTCAGATACTTGGAATGAATGTCAATGTGAAAGAGTAATAATACCTATGTTTGGAGGAGCAGATTCATTAAATGTAGGAGTTGCAGCCACAATGGTTGTTTATGAAGCAAGTTTTTGTCAAAGAGGATTATGAAATTTTCCCATGTATTATTCAAGGGTAGATTATTAATTTTATAAAAGTGAGGTTTAAGGTGAAAAATTCTATTAAGACATAGAAATATAAAAGGGACTAGTTGTAAAATAAAAAAGATAACCGAAGGTTTTAAAAAATTTTGTTAAGACCTTCGGTTATCCATTTATATTTTGAATCTAGAAATTTCAGCTTTTAATTTAGCCGTACTATCCTTTGCTTTAAGAACTTGCTCTAGTACTTCAGTTGATTTATTGTTAACTTCAGATACTTTAGTAGCAATGTCAGTTGTTCCATTTGCTCCTTCATTTGCTGCTTCTGCAACTCCTTCTATAATTTTTAATACATTATTTATTGATGCTAAAAGTTCTTCTGATGTGGCGCTAAAATCTGTTACAATATTATCTATAAAATTACCATCCTTATTGTATTTGTCTGCTACTTTAAGCATTGTTTTATAATCATTATCTACGTCTGTTGACACAAATGTTAGTAGATTGCTAGAATGTTTTCCTAGATTATCTACATTTTCTGTTACTTTATCTGTGATATTTTTTATTTCAACTACTGCATCCTTTGATTGTTCTGCAAGTTTTCTAATTTCATCAGCTACCACTGAAAAACCTCTTCCTGCTTCCCCGGCTCTTGAGGCTTCAATTGCCGCATTTAAAGCTAAAAGGTTTGTTTGCTGTGTTATTTGCATAATAGCTTCTGAAAGTACGGATATTTGTTCTACTACTTTTGATTGTTCTATAGCTTTTTTTAGTGATGAACTTGTGCTTATAAATATATCATTACTTCTTTTTTGTGATGTTTGTACATTTGTTTGAGTTTCTTTAGCCCTAGTGTGTATTTCTTCAGCGTGTTGTGCTCCTTCTGTTGATTTTTCTGCTATGGAATTAACAGCACTTTCTATTTCTTTTGATGTAGCAGACATTTCTTCTGATGACGCTGCTGTTTCCTCCATGCTTGCAGACAATTCTTGAGTTGTAGCAGATACTCCTTCTATGTTTTCATTTAATTTTGACATAGAACCATTTATAGTATCTACAACTACTTCTATATTATCTACGTTTTCAGTAACGGACACCATAATGTTTCTTATATTATTTATGAATTTATTTATACTTTTTGCCAGTTCATTAATTTCATCTTTAGAATCAACTACAATCTCTTGAGTTAAATCTCCTCCCTTTTCGGAAAGAACATCTAACTCCCTTTTTAAAATATCCAATGATTTTGTTATAGACTTGATAATTACTATACCAACACCTACAGATACTAATGCTAAAACTATTAATATAATTAAAGTGAATTTTTTGGAATTTTCATACTGCCTATCTCCTTCTAAACTAGCATTTTCAGAGGCTTGTTTATTTAGTTGAGCTAATTTTAATAAAGTTGAAGATGCTGAATCGAAGGCTTCTTTTGATTCAGTATTTAATATTTTCATAGCTTCTTCTGTTTTTAATTGGTTGCTTAATACAGCTGCTTTTTTGTTTAAATCTAGATAGTGAGACCATTTATCTTTAACATCGTTAATCAATTTTTTATCTTTTTCAGCAGTAGCGGTGTTTTCGTATTTTTTTATAAATTCTTGTATTTCTTTATTTTTTTCTTCCATAGCTTTTTCTTTTGCACTCATTGTTTCTTTATTTTCAGCAATAACATGTTCATATTCCAGTATTCTGAAATCTGAAGTCAGAGTATTTAGTTCTTCTGAATATATAATACCTGGTATCATTTGCTGTGATATGATTGTAGACTTTTCATTTACTGTTTTTAATTTAACTAATGAATTTAAACCAATAAATATAATAATACTTAACAGTAAAAGAACTATAAAAGTGATTTTTGATTTGATAGTTTTTAACATAAAATTTTCTCTCCCCCTTATATAAATCTTAACATTTTACTATTTTTTATCTAAATATATCAATAATTATCATACACTGTCAAATTAAGATTAGCAAGTAATTGTTTTTGAGGAAATAAATAATTAAATTTAAATTATTAGCAAATAAAAGTTTAAAGTAACTCAATATTGTTAAATAAATAAAGTCACACCTCAGTTTACTATAAATAGGGTGTGACAAAAAAAGTTGTATTACAGCTAATATTATTTTTATAATCATATTACGATACTATGTATGTAAATTAACCTATTTAAAATATGTAATTAAAGTTAAAACTTGAGCCTATTTATATACAGGATCAAATTTTAACTCTTTAGAAGGTAGTATTTGTACAAGTATTTAAATAACTGTTAAAATATAGTATTATAGTATATATTAGAAAAATATAAAATATTATCTAAAACAAACAAAGGGGATGGGTATATGAGGAAAAAGTTTGCGCTAGCAATAATTATAGCATTCCTCTCAATTGCTTTAATTGGTTGT comes from the Haloimpatiens massiliensis genome and includes:
- a CDS encoding thioesterase family protein, whose amino-acid sequence is MNFSTLLKVGETVVNEYIVKPENTADVIGNTGVNVLSTPSMIGFMENTSANVVMDKMPENYRVVGTKINVEHINSTPINMKVTVKSTLTSIEGKKLCYNVEAFNEKSKIGFGTYEQHIINLESFLDKN
- a CDS encoding AraC family transcriptional regulator, with translation MGWAQRMEATVDYIENHLTEDIMYDEVAKIACCSMHQFGRVFSYIVGISLSEYIRRRRLTLSALELQSSNAKVIDIAMKYGYNSPDAFTRAFFTIHGVTPKVARALGVKLKAYPRITFCISIKGDVEMEYRIEEKEDINLVGTVKCIKRQSANTIANDWKESAGEVWTTWDEFLNGGTDEKIGDVYKLYRAPMWQMGFTKTLDNGETLLAIGAQADENVLTDLDNYTIPASKWAIFTVRGSLSGKEHPIDEMWARITTEWIPNSGYKRAADYEIEVYPPGDTSSDEYICEIWIPIDK
- a CDS encoding HAMP domain-containing methyl-accepting chemotaxis protein — protein: MLKTIKSKITFIVLLLLSIIIFIGLNSLVKLKTVNEKSTIISQQMIPGIIYSEELNTLTSDFRILEYEHVIAENKETMSAKEKAMEEKNKEIQEFIKKYENTATAEKDKKLINDVKDKWSHYLDLNKKAAVLSNQLKTEEAMKILNTESKEAFDSASSTLLKLAQLNKQASENASLEGDRQYENSKKFTLIILIVLALVSVGVGIVIIKSITKSLDILKRELDVLSEKGGDLTQEIVVDSKDEINELAKSINKFINNIRNIMVSVTENVDNIEVVVDTINGSMSKLNENIEGVSATTQELSASMEETAASSEEMSATSKEIESAVNSIAEKSTEGAQHAEEIHTRAKETQTNVQTSQKRSNDIFISTSSSLKKAIEQSKVVEQISVLSEAIMQITQQTNLLALNAAIEASRAGEAGRGFSVVADEIRKLAEQSKDAVVEIKNITDKVTENVDNLGKHSSNLLTFVSTDVDNDYKTMLKVADKYNKDGNFIDNIVTDFSATSEELLASINNVLKIIEGVAEAANEGANGTTDIATKVSEVNNKSTEVLEQVLKAKDSTAKLKAEISRFKI
- a CDS encoding radical SAM protein → MNSVYLAFLDNSNLHYFGDCSIVIRDTEKYMLDDIETYIVEKINGEKTIDDIAKEIDTELEIGNFADVREKIFQFINSKKEFICTNTVPIHSEMYVTGSKKIKMPYNLIFSLTNKCHHKCIHCYKESSNEKEEHISKERILKTLNFLKGNLNSIQLTGGEPMLHDDFYEILDFCKENFKTTITTTGTLINSENAHRFKGLKNIQIPLYSANEEEHDRFTRTKGSFRKAIRAIEELIKNDIYPSIGSILAKNSVKEAEDLINLCIRLNIKRIRFGYLFPLERARNTNNVELLSEKEILKILNSLKIKYRDKINVDCDKEEDYNPKFNINQESVQPYSNSKCLLCGGGTFSLAISGNGNVKPCEIIPDDVFSMGNIINEDIEEIITNEKFENLPICMKKWQSELQNEGNDIESVCAQLKNYCLKYT
- a CDS encoding TrmH family RNA methyltransferase, translated to MNLNIEELYREFSNLKFVGSKEPSIRNINKLIKNKKVEDENLFVIEGLWAYEKIINSNIRIRNFVFCPDFIKSKTMLEMVRFIVSAADNSHLISSNLCSRLSSRNSGEGFFLLCSFPRYKLDDIELKENNLLVILDGLEKPGNIGTIIRSVDGAGGDGVIICNSNVRKTNQKLIKSSMGSSFMLPVINKDINEIIMWLKANKFKIISTDLKATKNYYNADYKGRIAIIAGNEIHGISDTWNECQCERVIIPMFGGADSLNVGVAATMVVYEASFCQRGL